GCACAGGCTACAGTCGTTGGCAGTAAGGCTCATTTAGACCGGGCAGAGGAAGAGTTGCGGGATACAGTGCTGCGATCCCCACTTACCGGAATTATCCTGCAGCGGAACATTGAAGTGGGCACATTAGTTCACACACAGTCGGTTGGTTACATTGTGGCTGATATCACTCGAGTGAAGGTTGTATTTTCTGTACCGGACTTGGTGTTGAGTTATGCCCCTCTAGGTAGTGTGGTGTCACTGCGTACGGAGTCATTACCAGATCTTACTTTCAAAGGGATGATCACTGAAGTTTCCCCTATGGCTGACCCTCGAACTCGGGTATTTGCAATTACGGTCACTGTTGATAATCCCAAGGCTCAGTTACGGGTAGGTATGATTATGTCTCTGGCATTGGACAAAATACCGATACCTCAAGATAGGGTCGTTATACCGCTTTCTTGTTTAGTTGCTCATCCGGGAAAAGCAAAAGGGTTTGCTGTATTTGTATTGGAGAGAGATGGAGAAGTTTTGCGAGCAAAGCTAAGAAAGGTACTCCCGGGACAGGTAACAGGCAACGATATTGTCATTATCCAGGGGGTTACGGAGGGCGAGGAAGTGGTTTCTACTGGTGCTGCTCAGCTCAGCAATGGGGAAGCCATAATAGTCGTGCCTTGAGGACTAGGGGATGGCAGATCAGAAAGAAAAAAGACATGCAGAAATTGTTGAGGCGGAAAGTCACCACCGTTTCAATACTGCCCGTTTTTTTGTAGATAATCCGAGTATTTCGGCAGCATTGCTGGTGACTTTCCTGATATGGGGGGTGGTTGCCTATCTATTCATGCCAAAAAGTAAAGATCCAGACATTCCTGTGCGTATTGCAATAGCGACGACTCATTGGCCAGGACAATCAGCTGTTAGGGTTGAGGAGTTAGTAACCCGGAAGGTGGAAGAAGCGATAGCGCAAAGTGAATATCTCCATGAGCCAGATTCGAGAACTTTTGGGATTAAATCCCTGACATTAAATGGCGTTTCTATGGTGCAAGCACAGTTGGCACCGAAAACTGATGCTACTAAAGCTTTTAATGACCTTAACCTGAAGTTGATTGATGCCCAGCAGCAACTACCTTCTGGAGCCAGTAAAATTTCTCTGAATTCTGAGTTTGGTGATACAGCTGCAGTATTGCTTAGTGTGGCCAGTCCTCGAGCTGGACCAACTGAGATTACCTTGCGTGCGGAAGATATTAGGGAGGGAATATCTGAGATTCGCGGACAGGAATCAAATAGCGACAAGCGCGTAAGTATTGTTGTCGCCCTCCCTTTGTCCTTGGCTAATACATACTCTGCCACAGGATTATGGATATTTGCGAGTTGGCTTGAAGCGCAAGGTTATGGAACAGATTTTGAAGTTTTAAACGGGGCCGGCTATTTAGGGGTAGATTTCCTATCAGATAAAAGTAACGGCGAGTTGCTGGCGGCAACAAAACGCTATTTGTCTGATAAATTAAGTGCCCAGCGTTTTTTTCCGGATGCATGGGACCCTTTCGTAGTTCGCAATCTCGTCAATACCCGTGACCATTTAATGAAGGTTGCGGGAGCTAAATATAGTTATCGTCAGCTCGATGATTTTTCAGACCTTATCGCATCTAATATCAGAGCTATTCCAGAAGTAAAAAGGGTGGTAAGAACAGGTGTACTCACTCAAGAAGTGAAACTGTTTTATTCCCAAGAGAGGTTGGCTTCCTATGGCCTGCGGCCTGATATGATCGCTCCGGTTCTAAATGCTCGTAATACAACTATCCCCGGAGGTTCGATTATTGCGGATGACCTGGGTATAGCCATTATGCCCAGTGGTGAATTCACCAATCATGAGGAAATAGCTGACGTTCCTGTGACACTGAGCGATACGGGGACGCCAGTGTACTTGCGGGGGATAGTTGATGTAATTATGGGGTACCAAAGTCCCCCCACTTTTAAATTACTATGTAAATAGGGATGAGAATAGTGAGTGGCAGCGTAGCCGCAGCATTAACCTCTCAGTGCAGATGCTGGATGGTAGACAAATCGGAGAGCTCGGACGCAATGTCAGTGAAGTCCTAGAAAAAGTCAAAGTGGACCTGCCAAAAGACCTGATTATAGATCGAGTTTCTGATCAGCCACGGCAGGTACGAGAGAGTGTAAGTCTCTTTCTGGAAGCTTTGATTGAAGCAATTATTTTGGTCGTAATAATTGCATTTATCGGATTTTCCGATTGGCGATCTGCTGTGCTTTTAATGATATCCATACCCGTAACATTGACAATGACCTTCGGGTTTATGCAGTTGTTGGGAATCGATATCCAGCAAGTGTCTATTGCGGCGCTGATTATCGCACTGGGGCTGTTGGTAGACGATCCTGTTGTAGCAAGCGATGCGATCAAACGGCAAATGGCATCTGGAAAACCCTCTATTATTGCAGCTTGGTTGGGGCCAACTTTGCTAGCCAAGGCCATTTTTTTTGCAACTCTAACCAATATTGTTGCATATCTTCCATTCCTATTGCTGACGGGTAATCAGGGTGATTTTCTGCATAGCCTTCCTATTGTTATGGTATGCGCTTTGGTTGCATCCCGCATAGTATCTATGACATTTATTCCTTTTCTAGGTAACACGTTGTTACGCCCTCCTCAACAAGTGGAGCAAAGTTTGGAAGTTAGGCGAAAAGAGGGGCTTACAGGGCGTTATTATCGCGCGGCAGATTGGGCGATCAGTAATAGAAAGATTGTACTGTTTATTGCCCTGGGATTGCTTGTGCTAGGTGTTGTTATAAAAAGCCAGTTGAGGAATGCATTTTTTCCTGCAGATGTTCAGTATCTCTTTTATGTTGATGTTTGGTTGCAAAATGATGCGAGTATTGATGCAACAGACAATGTTGCAAAAGTAGCGGAAGAGATAATTAGGGAGACTATTGAGGAGTATGAAAAGAAACATATAAAAGATAGTGATAAACCCATTTTGGAGGGAATTAGTAGTACTTTGGGTGGTGGAGCACCGCGTTTTTGGTACACCGCCAACCCTCAGCAAAAGCAGCCGAATTATGGGCAGATAATAGTTCGATTAAGCAATAAATATTTGACTCCTATTTTGATTCCACTCATTCAAAGCGCCCTTTCTGAACGTATTCCAGGGGCGGGGTTGGACGTTCGGCAGCTGCAGACAAGCACAGTTGAGCACCCTGTTGAGATAAGGGTTTCGGGACGCGTAGCCGTTGGGTCTCTTGAGGAAGAGAAGGATATTTCACTCCTGAGAGAATACGCTGCAAAAGTTAAAGAAATTGTTGAAAAGTCTCCCTACGCTCGTGTAGTTCGTGCAGATTGGGCAGGAAAAAGCTTAGTGCTAAATATGAATGTGTTGGAAGACAGGGCTGAGATGTCAGGAGTAACCAATGCTGATATCGCGATAGCATCATCTTCCGGCTTTAATGGTTCTACTGTGGATACTTTACGGCAGGGAGATAAAGAAATTCCCATCGTAGCGCAACTGCGCCTGGCGGAGCGCGGACAATTGGAAGATGTCAATAATTTGTATGTATTTGCATCTGATAGCGATATTCATATTCCCTTGCGACAAGTGGCAACTACTTCAATTTTGTTCTCGACAGAACGAATCTATCGGTTGGAGAAATTTCGTACGATTACTGTCTATGCATTTCCATACGCAGGATTTATTTCATCAGATATAGTGGCGGGTATTCAGGAAGAGTTGGATGAATTCTCTGAATCCCTGCCTGCCGGATATCAACTGCAAATATCTGGAGATGCAGCCAGTACTCGACATGGGTTCTTACAGTTGCTGATGATTATGGCTGTCTCCTCTAGTGCAATATTTCTCGCTCTGGTATTCCAGTTCAGCAGTCTGATAAAACCGCTAGTAGTATTTGCTACTGTCCCTTTGGGTATGGTAGGAGCACTTGCTGCATTATTTATTTCCGGGCAACCATTTGGCTTCATGGCATTTCTGGGGATCGTGAGCCTTATTGGGGTTATTGTAAGTCACATTATCGTGTTGTTTGACTTTATAGAAGTGCGCCATGCCGCTGGAGATTCATTTCGTCAGGCTCTACTGGACGCGGGAATCCTGAGGTTGCGCCCCATCCTTATCACTATTGCTGCGACAACTTTTGCTTTAATTCCCTTAGCTATTCATGGTGGCCCTCTATGGCGGCCATTATGTTTTGCGCAAATTGGAGGACTTATCCTGGCTACTTTTGGGACCTTATTTTTGGTGCCGGTTATATATACAACTATGGTAGAGGATTTAAAGTGGATAAAGTGGGTTGAACAAGCGCCAAAAAAAGGCAGTGATCCCAGTGATTTGGTAACTACCTGAGGCGAGTTAACTACCCTGGTCTTGTTCTACTGACGGGGTATTTTCTCTGAGGATGGGTAGGGCTTCGTAACTTGGTGGCTCTTGTAGGCGAAAATATTACAGGTAAGAAAGTTACATTTCTAGCGAATTGACTTTTATTAATTATCAAGACTTCGTTTTGAGAATTGTCACTTAATACAGCGCAGTGGGATAGCTAAAAGGCTATGTTTTGATCCCGTAATCGCGAAAAATAGCAGGGATCTAAATGCGTCTACTAATGAAAGTCTTGATACCGGTTAAGGCCGGCAATAAGTCTATTACTGACAATAGCATGTCTGTCGCCATGAACGACTTTATTGCCACAGCAAATCCAGAAGCCTCTTACTTCTTCCTGGAGCATGGTAAGCGCGCAGCGCTTTTTATCTTTGAGGAAAATTGCCAAGATCAGTTAATGACCTACAATGAAAAATTTTTTGCAGCCTTTGATGCTGAAATTTGGATAACCCCAACCTTAAATCTTAAAGAGTTACAGCTGAACTTATAGGCAGATATTCATGTTCTATTTCTTTCAGTTTGATAGCGGCTTGTTATATTAATGAGGTTTCTTCTATGTAGCTCTACGATAGAATTAATTGATGATTTTACCTGAGGATAGTTAAAAACCTATGTTCTGGGTGTGCCCAAGTGGGTAAGTGATACCAGTCCCCAAAATGAAAAATTATTTTGCTATGCCAAGACGTGGGATGATGAGAGTTTAACGTTCGATGAGAACCTTGTTTGAGAACGTATTTGAGGTTGTTGCTCCCGTATTTATCTGTGTTCTTATTGGGTACCTGTTCGCAGCGAGTAAGCAAGAGCTAAACTCTAGAATGGTATCTAAATTAATGGCCCATATTGGTTATCCTGCGTTGATATTGGATCATATGTTGGGGCAGACGATAGTTCTGGATAAATTTCTGTGGGTGTTGCTGGCGGCCTTTCTAATGTATTCTCTTATGTCGGTGCTAGCCCTCCTGTTTTTATCATTGTTTCGGCAGAATATACGTACTTACTTTTCTTGTTTAAGTATGAATAATGTGGGCAATATTGGCCTGGCAGTATGTGCACTGGCATTCGGGCACTCGGGAGTTCTTTACGGGATTGCATTTGTTGTAGTGGGAATGATCTTCTTTTTTGTTGTTGCTCCTGGAGTAACCTCTGGTAGCTGGTCTGTTAAGGAAATTGTACTTAGTCCGGCAATTTATAGTGTGGTTTTTTCTATAGTTGCACTGATTTTTAATATAAGCTTGCCACAGGCCGTTATGTCCTCCCTTAATATACTGGGGGGTATGGCGATCCCACTAATGTTGGTGACACTAGGGCATAGCTTAGCCCAGATTAAACTGAGCGACACTAGGGTTGGAATTATCTTTGCTATTGGCCATGTGATTCTCGGGGGAACTACTGCGCTTGTTTTGACAAACATTTTTAATTTTGTCGGTGCTATGCGAGGAGTGCTTATTTTGCAATGCCTGATGCCCTGCGCGGTTAGTACTTACCTTTGGATATCCATTTATCGCCCCCAGGATTCGGCCAAGATATCCGGTATTATCTTCCTCTCAACTCTTATGAGTATTTTCATTCTGCCTATTGTGCTAACTTATTGGGTGCAATAAGTGTATTCAGATTTGGGATTTGTAGTCTAATTCACTAGACTTCGTAAGCTCTTTTATTTGGTTGTATGATATGGAATCAGCCGTCATAAATAGATGGTTTAGGGAGGTTTCATCACTCAATGCCAAAGCAATTCTCGGTCAACCTCCCGTTTTGGGTGTTGTTAATTATAGTATTTTTCCTGCCGGTGATTCCGTCTTTTGTTTTTGCAAATTACCCTTCCGACATTTTTTCCATTAGCACGGGTGACCGTCAGTATACAGATGGTGAACTTTTGGATGCTGTATTTTTTCCAGTAACCTATTTGGATAGCGCTGGAGACAAGCAGGGGCGTACTGATAGGAAAGTCCAGACTCCACCAATTCGCCACTTTGAAGGGGCTACCGCTAAGAACTTCAAGGAGAAGATGGCGCATAAAAAATATCACCAGATTTGTGACCGCAAGTCACCTCAGGGATTGCAGCCTTGTGAGGAAGCGAATTGGAAGTTCAAGCAAGCGAAAGCCTGCCTGCAGGCCAGGGAGGCCTGGGAGGCTCAATGGGGCAGGCCTGATACTTATGCCCCTCATGAGAGGGCCTTGAGTAATGTCAGGGCCAGGCTTAGGAATGCTAGCGCTGACAGAGAGCGATTTTGTGGTATGGATCAAAGGCAGGATAATTAATACCAGCGTTATTCTGGTGACTGTTCAGTTTTGCATTTTGGTTGATAAGATCCTTATGACTAGAAAGGTGTGTCGAAATGGCAGTCGGTGTAAACTAACGTGAATTCTTCAGCAAAAAATAGGCTTTCTTTGAAAGGACGTATATTGCTAACCGGTGCCAGCGGTTTTGTTGGGGCTGCTCTCTTGTCACAGCTTCGTAAAGAAGACTATACGGTCCTGCCAGTGTATCGCCGCAAGGTTGAGGGTGGTTTTGAGATCGGTGATCTGTCAAGCAATACAGATTGGGGTGATGCGCTGGTTGATATAGATACGGTCATTCACACTGCTGCGCGTGTCCATGTGATGGAAGAGACTTCGGCTGATCCCTTAGCCGAATTTCGGCGAGTGAATGTTGAGGGCACTATCAAGTTGGCACAGCAGGCGGCTTCAGCTGGTGTCAGACGCTTTATTTACCTTAGCTCCATTAAAGTTAATGGCGAGTCCACCGACAATCGTGCCCCATTTAGTGCGGATGAGCAGTGCGATCCCACCGACCCCTATGGGCTTTCAAAGAAGGAAGCTGAAGATGGGCTGCTCGAGTTGGCTGGCACTACTGGAATGGAAGTAGTTGTTATTCGCCCTCCTTTAGTCTACGGCCCCGGTGTAAAGGCGAATTTCCAATCGATGATGAGTTGGCTCATAAAGGGCGTTCCTTTGCCGTTGGGTGCAATCAACAATCGCCGTAGTTTAGTGTCTATCGGTAATCTAATAGACTTGATATGTGTATGTATTTGCCACCCAAATGCGGCAAATCAGGTGTTTCTTGTATCTGATGATATGGATATATCTGTCACAGATTTGTTGCGTGGCTTATCTCATGCTCTGGGGTGTAATACCCCGCTAATACCAGTTCCCCAGCTCGCGCTTACCAGTGCGCTAAAGCTGATAGGAAAGGGGGCTGTCGCTGAGCGTCTGTGCGGCTCCCTGCAGTTAGATATTGCTAAAACCAAAGAGCAGCTGGACTGGACTCCCCCAGTGGCCCTGGGGGAAGGGTTGGCCAACACGGCTCAGGCATATTGCCAGGCTAGGGCTCCAGAACCTGCTCAGAAGAGCACTTAGTTAGTAGTTTATCCCTACAGAGAGGGGGCTCTACCCCTCATAGTTTACAACCGCTGCGTAAAATCCAAGTAGATAGTTGGCTGGAACCTCAATAGTAGAGCTGTGTCCAGACTTTGCTCTCAATTTGAGTTTGAGCTTGTCCCGATTGCGCACTGAAGCCAGTATTTGCTCTTCGGTGAGTGCGATATCCAGAGCTTCTTCGAGCATACACTCATTGCCGCTGACACACTGAAGGACACTCTTGTTAATAGGAGCGGTTTCTACTGGCTGTCCACCACTTAATTCTGCAGATTCATAGTGACGCCACGCTCTGCGGTAAGTGATAAAGACCTGAAGGTGGTACTTGGTTGGCTCGTTGTCGGTAGGATCGAAGGCACGGAGATTATAATAGTAGAGGTTTAAGTCGGAGCCATCAGTAGTTGCTTGCAATTTTGGCCCCGAAAATTGGGTGCCGGAATTTTCTTTATCCGCTTGGATAGAGACTGCCTCCCGGACTTCCCCTGCTGTTCTTTGTGAAAGGTGAGTGACGGAGCTGCAGCCAGCTAACAAAATTACTGCCAGAGTAAGTGTGATTTTGGTCATGGGCCTTCCCTGTTTTCTTTACACTTCTTTTAGAGGGGGAGTATCGCATAGTTGGGGGGTGGCTGGAACTTTACCTCCATGCCGGCAATGAGCGTGGGGCCTTTGGTTTTCCTCAACCGGGCACAGTGGTTGAAATAGATTTCGCCTATGGCCGGGCGGATAAACCATTTATTCGCACGGTGTTATCGCATGGGGTAGGGCTCCCAGCGCTCGACCGTGAAGATTTAATTTGGCAGCAATGCGACTCTGTGCTGCAAAAGGTTGACGCCAGCGCAGAATGGAGTCGGGAAACGTACGGTGATATATGCGAGAAATCACTACGCAGAATTACAGAGGCTGCTGAAGTTAAAGCGAGCTGCGATAGCGAACACCGACAAGTGCGGGAACATTCCGTAGAATAGGTGGTGAACAAAATTATCGGCGGTACCGGCAAGAAGCAGGGAGCCGCTATCGTTAAGGGCTTTAAGCGGCTATTCGGTGAGGACTCACCGGAATTTGGAGCCCTGCGGCAGTCTGCCTTTATGAATATTTTCGGTCCAGCCTTTAAGGTGGCAGAAGATGGCAGTTTGCAATTATCCAAGGGTAATTATATTAACCGGCTATCCGACCAGCTAAAGAATAATGAGAGTAATCTGCGGGCATAGTTCAATGAGTCTGAGGTGGGCCGCTGGAATAAATTTGCCGGCGAGCTTCGAAAACTTCAGGAGGATGTGCGCAAGAAAAACTTCTCAGGTTCCGCGTACCACCTGGCCGGGCCGATGAGCGCACTGGTAGATAAGGTTGGCATTATTGCTCAATGGCTACCTTTTATGCGCGAGGGGGCAGAGAGTGTGAGCAAGAGTCGTCGTTGGCGAGACCTGAAAAAGAACGGCCTGGCTGAGGGTGATTTCACTGTATCCAATGATACCGCCACCTTGCTTGGTGTTTTACTGGGTGGTGCTCCGGTGCTCTCTGGAGTATCACCGGCACTGCTGTTAAGTGAGGATGATGAGCCTCGCAATCAGGGAGTCTTAGCTTTTAAATAACTTCCCCCTCCCCCAGTGCCAGTTAACCCACCTAAAGGTGCTCAACAGTCCCGTGCAGGTGTATGCGGATGATGATAATCCGGCTTGATAGGTCGGGGGCGGCCATCCTCGGCACAGCCGTTTACCGGCAGCCAACTTGGGCGGAGTAGTAGCAAAAATGATAAGTGGGCTGTATTGGGGAGCCAGGGGTTTCTAAAAGCTTAGAAGATGGGCGTTGGAAAACACCCTGAAGGCAGTATGTACTCTATAGTATTTGTCAGAGCTTTTTAAGTTATTGAAAAATATGGTTTTTCTTGGGTGGTATGGCTGTGATCAGTGACGATTGAATGCCGGGAAACTTGTATTATGTGGACTATATGCCACTTTATTTAGGGTAAAACCTAAAATTAGATTTTTACGTTGACTTACTCTAGGCAAGGCCTAAACTAAAGTATAAAATTTTACGTTTAGAACTATCCATATTATGCCCAGAATAAGACAGCCTCAATCCTTTGAGGAGCTATTCACTAAGTTTTCTGCCACAGATCTACTCCCCATGTTTAATAAGTATGGGGCAACTGATGCCGATGGTAATTACCTGCATTGGGACAAATTTAAATGGAGGGTAAATAAAGGTGATTCTGAGGAGCTGGCTTGGTTAACGACGAAGCTCGCAAGAAAGGGAATTTCTAAGGTGTTGCCAAACCTCGAAGCAGTTAATGGCAAAAATTTTAGTTATTGTATTCCAGATTCTCTCTTTGCCAAGTTGCATCATATAGACATGGAGACAGGAGCGGGTCGGTCTCTAGAAGATGATGTTTTTTTCAAGGGTCTTGAAAGAGATAAGTATTTAGTTAAAAGCTTGATGATGGAGGAGGCAATTACTTCTTCTCAGTTAGA
This DNA window, taken from Microbulbifer sp. VAAF005, encodes the following:
- a CDS encoding efflux RND transporter periplasmic adaptor subunit, which encodes MRFISLCLFTMLVVVTGCHRHPPEKKPTPVEVFVARTQDAAAGYPYSAVVNPYTQVDVAFRAEGYVRVIPSRKALGQTRLLQGGDYVKRHEVLAKIDDEQYRDRVVEAAANVSKAEAERRKADLNYKRATALFATASITAPDYDTAREEYEIAQATVVGSKAHLDRAEEELRDTVLRSPLTGIILQRNIEVGTLVHTQSVGYIVADITRVKVVFSVPDLVLSYAPLGSVVSLRTESLPDLTFKGMITEVSPMADPRTRVFAITVTVDNPKAQLRVGMIMSLALDKIPIPQDRVVIPLSCLVAHPGKAKGFAVFVLERDGEVLRAKLRKVLPGQVTGNDIVIIQGVTEGEEVVSTGAAQLSNGEAIIVVP
- a CDS encoding efflux RND transporter permease subunit, with the translated sequence MADQKEKRHAEIVEAESHHRFNTARFFVDNPSISAALLVTFLIWGVVAYLFMPKSKDPDIPVRIAIATTHWPGQSAVRVEELVTRKVEEAIAQSEYLHEPDSRTFGIKSLTLNGVSMVQAQLAPKTDATKAFNDLNLKLIDAQQQLPSGASKISLNSEFGDTAAVLLSVASPRAGPTEITLRAEDIREGISEIRGQESNSDKRVSIVVALPLSLANTYSATGLWIFASWLEAQGYGTDFEVLNGAGYLGVDFLSDKSNGELLAATKRYLSDKLSAQRFFPDAWDPFVVRNLVNTRDHLMKVAGAKYSYRQLDDFSDLIASNIRAIPEVKRVVRTGVLTQEVKLFYSQERLASYGLRPDMIAPVLNARNTTIPGGSIIADDLGIAIMPSGEFTNHEEIADVPVTLSDTGTPVYLRGIVDVIMGYQSPPTFKLLCK
- a CDS encoding AEC family transporter, translated to MAHIGYPALILDHMLGQTIVLDKFLWVLLAAFLMYSLMSVLALLFLSLFRQNIRTYFSCLSMNNVGNIGLAVCALAFGHSGVLYGIAFVVVGMIFFFVVAPGVTSGSWSVKEIVLSPAIYSVVFSIVALIFNISLPQAVMSSLNILGGMAIPLMLVTLGHSLAQIKLSDTRVGIIFAIGHVILGGTTALVLTNIFNFVGAMRGVLILQCLMPCAVSTYLWISIYRPQDSAKISGIIFLSTLMSIFILPIVLTYWVQ
- a CDS encoding SDR family oxidoreductase — protein: MKGRILLTGASGFVGAALLSQLRKEDYTVLPVYRRKVEGGFEIGDLSSNTDWGDALVDIDTVIHTAARVHVMEETSADPLAEFRRVNVEGTIKLAQQAASAGVRRFIYLSSIKVNGESTDNRAPFSADEQCDPTDPYGLSKKEAEDGLLELAGTTGMEVVVIRPPLVYGPGVKANFQSMMSWLIKGVPLPLGAINNRRSLVSIGNLIDLICVCICHPNAANQVFLVSDDMDISVTDLLRGLSHALGCNTPLIPVPQLALTSALKLIGKGAVAERLCGSLQLDIAKTKEQLDWTPPVALGEGLANTAQAYCQARAPEPAQKST